One genomic segment of Chitinophagales bacterium includes these proteins:
- a CDS encoding tetratricopeptide repeat protein yields the protein MKKTILIIGLLGIAYTATYAQASKVMAAYNYLADYQTYKDGKDLVSAKEAIDAAAENETTSLQGKTWYYKGMVYYMMSKDSLLNKTSNTYLEEAQKGFEKALSIDDKKFKDRKEAVNYVKAISADVFNRGVDAYQNQDYEQAYNDFSAMKSLNKTLKDNNVEPVVPTEKVMLNIASAAEAGGMTKKAIIAYTEVLEVNDDVNTYRFLASLYTKEGNKEKAMETLDAAAKKYPENADVVIDQLNIFITDGKLDQAIGKIDKAIELQPDNDMLYFIKGNAYDKSGDMDNAIVQYEKAIKINPKNDKALYNAGAMYFLGANKYIEQMNALSYKQEKEYNELNEKRKGMYLKAKPYFEKVLEIAPDDDASKRALFKINSALETK from the coding sequence ATGAAAAAAACAATTTTAATAATCGGGTTATTGGGCATTGCTTATACGGCTACGTATGCCCAAGCCAGTAAAGTGATGGCAGCTTACAATTATTTAGCTGATTATCAAACGTATAAAGATGGAAAAGATTTAGTTTCGGCAAAAGAAGCCATAGATGCGGCTGCGGAAAATGAAACAACATCTTTGCAAGGAAAAACATGGTATTACAAAGGCATGGTTTATTATATGATGAGTAAAGATTCTTTATTAAACAAAACAAGTAATACCTATTTAGAAGAAGCTCAAAAAGGTTTTGAAAAAGCATTAAGTATTGACGATAAAAAATTTAAAGACAGAAAAGAAGCTGTAAACTATGTTAAAGCAATAAGTGCAGATGTTTTTAATAGAGGAGTAGATGCTTATCAAAATCAAGATTATGAGCAAGCTTACAATGATTTTTCTGCTATGAAAAGCTTAAATAAAACACTGAAAGATAATAATGTAGAGCCTGTAGTACCTACAGAAAAAGTAATGTTAAACATTGCATCTGCGGCAGAAGCAGGAGGTATGACTAAAAAAGCCATAATAGCTTACACAGAAGTATTAGAAGTAAATGATGATGTAAATACCTACAGATTTTTAGCCAGTTTATATACCAAAGAAGGTAATAAAGAAAAGGCTATGGAAACTTTAGATGCGGCAGCTAAAAAGTATCCTGAAAACGCTGATGTAGTTATAGACCAATTAAATATTTTTATAACTGACGGAAAATTAGATCAAGCAATTGGAAAAATTGATAAAGCTATAGAGTTGCAACCAGACAATGATATGTTGTATTTTATAAAAGGAAATGCTTACGATAAAAGTGGCGACATGGACAATGCGATAGTGCAGTATGAAAAAGCTATAAAAATTAACCCTAAAAACGATAAAGCATTGTACAATGCCGGAGCTATGTATTTTTTAGGTGCCAACAAATATATAGAGCAAATGAACGCTTTAAGTTATAAGCAAGAGAAAGAATATAATGAGCTAAATGAGAAACGCAAAGGAATGTATTTAAAAGCGAAACCTTACTTTGAAAAAGTTTTAGAAATTGCTCCGGATGATGATGCCAGCAAAAGAGCATTATTTAAAATAAACTCAGCTTTAGAAACGAAATAG
- a CDS encoding MotA/TolQ/ExbB proton channel family protein, whose product MNAIFLQITSTATDTVATTTVATTTEVTTSSLFSMLGQIGFFGLFIMALIFVLSVITVYITIERYTAIKKAGNIDENFMNRVKDFVANGNIAGAKDWCEKEDSPIAHMIGKGVSRIGKSVKDIQATIENQGNLEVTRLEKGMNVLATISGAAPMLGFLGTVTGMITTFKDLAEGNTGAGELAGGLYEAMFTTAFGLAAGIISYVAYNLLTSMVDKVIFKMEANSTEFIDMLQEPSK is encoded by the coding sequence ATGAATGCAATATTTTTGCAAATAACATCAACTGCCACAGATACAGTAGCTACCACTACAGTAGCTACCACTACAGAAGTTACCACTTCTTCTTTATTTTCTATGCTGGGGCAAATAGGCTTCTTCGGTTTGTTTATAATGGCTTTAATTTTTGTTTTGTCTGTTATAACTGTTTATATAACTATAGAAAGATATACCGCCATAAAAAAGGCAGGTAATATAGACGAAAACTTTATGAACAGAGTTAAAGACTTTGTGGCGAATGGCAATATAGCCGGGGCAAAAGATTGGTGCGAAAAAGAGGACTCTCCTATTGCTCACATGATAGGCAAAGGTGTTTCTCGTATAGGAAAATCGGTAAAAGATATACAAGCAACTATTGAAAATCAAGGGAATTTGGAAGTTACAAGACTTGAAAAGGGCATGAATGTGCTGGCAACTATAAGTGGAGCGGCTCCAATGTTGGGTTTCTTAGGAACAGTAACGGGTATGATAACCACTTTTAAAGATTTGGCAGAAGGAAATACAGGTGCGGGAGAATTAGCTGGTGGTTTATACGAAGCTATGTTTACCACAGCTTTTGGGTTGGCAGCAGGTATTATTAGTTATGTAGCGTACAATTTATTAACTTCTATGGTAGATAAAGTAATATTTAAAATGGAAGCCAATAGTACAGAGTTTATTGATATGTTGCAAGAACCGTCTAAGTGA
- a CDS encoding membrane dipeptidase: MNKFPLITDIHIHPILKAFNWTKNDGEKNPWESFNHVLPNTRTGRFSANATKTLAKYTQCNFYKLIEANVRVVCVSLYPFERGFLNMRNLPKLFTTDDAIYEVTAIASGMGVEKVRQLDNHTDYYQEFKDEYAYLKKHEGKSPCGKYSYKVVNNYSEIQEVLKKDNELAVVVTCEGAHAFFDHEMWNTNMGKKDLKERLSKHVQEVKEWENPPFFMNLMHHFYNYLGGHGTTMYGVTGSVLNQNRGLEKGLEGLGLRVMKEMLSNKNGRRILIDTKHMSLESRREYYRWLRTHNYISRIDNIPIICSHTGINGFKTMTGSLARKDTNKKNKKSYFFNWAINLSDEELNIIHDSDGLIGIIIDKGKLGGGGFETKVGKAKDDKEKKEMYMQLFWDNLFHAVDAVGSKSAWDMFCLGTDFDGAINHVDFYDDATKLPNLYNDLYEFLDRKKYKKKLWHGYKPEELLDKVFSKNSLNFMEKYFV; the protein is encoded by the coding sequence ATGAACAAATTTCCTTTAATTACCGACATTCACATTCACCCAATTTTAAAAGCTTTTAACTGGACAAAAAACGATGGGGAAAAGAACCCGTGGGAATCATTTAACCATGTTTTGCCCAATACCCGAACCGGGCGTTTTTCTGCTAATGCTACCAAAACATTGGCAAAATATACGCAGTGCAATTTTTACAAGCTTATAGAAGCTAATGTGAGGGTGGTATGCGTATCTTTATATCCTTTTGAAAGAGGTTTTTTAAATATGAGAAACCTTCCTAAATTGTTTACAACAGATGATGCCATATATGAAGTTACAGCCATAGCATCAGGTATGGGCGTAGAAAAGGTTAGACAATTAGATAACCATACCGACTATTATCAAGAATTTAAAGATGAATATGCTTACTTAAAAAAGCATGAAGGAAAATCGCCTTGCGGAAAATATAGCTACAAAGTAGTAAATAATTACAGCGAAATTCAAGAAGTATTAAAAAAAGATAATGAACTTGCCGTTGTTGTAACTTGTGAGGGAGCTCATGCTTTTTTTGACCACGAAATGTGGAACACCAATATGGGTAAAAAAGACTTAAAAGAAAGATTGAGTAAGCATGTGCAAGAAGTAAAAGAATGGGAAAATCCTCCATTTTTTATGAATTTAATGCATCATTTTTATAATTATTTAGGTGGGCATGGCACTACAATGTACGGAGTAACAGGCTCTGTATTAAACCAAAATAGAGGTTTAGAAAAAGGTCTTGAAGGGCTGGGTTTAAGAGTAATGAAAGAAATGCTGAGCAATAAAAACGGCAGGAGAATATTAATAGACACAAAACACATGAGTTTAGAGTCAAGACGTGAATATTACAGATGGTTGCGTACGCACAACTACATTAGCAGAATAGACAATATACCTATTATTTGTTCGCATACAGGTATAAACGGGTTTAAAACCATGACAGGTTCGCTTGCCAGAAAAGACACCAACAAGAAAAATAAAAAGAGTTATTTCTTTAATTGGGCTATAAATTTAAGCGATGAAGAATTAAATATCATTCATGATTCAGATGGTTTGATAGGTATAATTATAGATAAAGGAAAGCTTGGCGGTGGCGGTTTTGAAACCAAAGTAGGTAAAGCAAAAGATGATAAAGAAAAGAAAGAAATGTATATGCAATTGTTTTGGGATAATCTTTTTCATGCTGTAGATGCTGTGGGCAGTAAATCGGCATGGGATATGTTTTGCTTAGGTACCGATTTTGACGGAGCTATAAATCACGTAGATTTTTATGATGATGCTACTAAATTACCTAATCTTTATAACGATTTGTATGAGTTTTTAGACAGAAAAAAATATAAAAAGAAGCTATGGCATGGCTATAAACCGGAAGAGCTTTTAGACAAGGTTTTTTCTAAAAATTCTTTAAATTTTATGGAAAAGTATTTTGTGTAA
- a CDS encoding biopolymer transporter ExbD, which yields MKLKKRNKVNAAFSMASLTDIIFLLLIFFVINSEMPNALKLILPNAKGKTPANKSITVSLSNDLIYMVNNKVVSYDDLKYSLNNEIEKNPSEETTVVLKIDKDVALEKAVEILDIGNQLKVPMILATKPK from the coding sequence ATGAAACTAAAAAAAAGAAATAAAGTAAATGCTGCGTTTAGTATGGCATCTTTAACGGATATAATCTTTCTGTTGTTAATTTTCTTTGTAATTAATTCAGAAATGCCCAATGCACTTAAACTAATTTTACCCAATGCAAAAGGAAAAACTCCTGCTAATAAATCTATAACAGTTTCTTTAAGCAATGATTTGATATACATGGTTAATAATAAAGTAGTTAGCTATGATGATTTGAAGTATTCATTAAACAATGAAATAGAAAAAAATCCAAGTGAAGAAACTACTGTAGTTTTAAAAATAGATAAAGATGTGGCTCTTGAAAAAGCAGTAGAAATATTAGATATAGGCAACCAACTAAAAGTGCCGATGATATTAGCTACAAAACCTAAATAA
- a CDS encoding ParA family protein: MNGRIISFANQKGGVGKTSSAINLAASLAVLEYKTLLVDADPQANSTSGCGFDPNNITTSIYDCMVDDKKAKDVILTTETPFLDLLPSHLDLVGAEIELINHPNREKVLKGALQELRSSYDYIIIDCSPSLGLITVNALAASDSVIIPVQCEYFALEGLGKLLNTIKIVQNRINTELEIEGILLTMFDQRLRLSNQVRNEVEKHFQELVFETVINRNTRIGEAPSFGKPIIMYDAESTGAKDYMDLAREILQKNDKTSISGNDKTIELEDE; the protein is encoded by the coding sequence ATGAATGGAAGAATTATAAGTTTTGCAAATCAAAAAGGTGGAGTGGGAAAAACTTCATCTGCAATAAACTTAGCTGCAAGTTTGGCAGTTTTAGAGTACAAAACACTGTTAGTAGATGCCGACCCACAGGCAAACTCTACTTCGGGGTGTGGTTTTGACCCAAACAATATTACTACAAGTATTTATGACTGCATGGTAGATGACAAAAAAGCTAAAGATGTAATTTTAACTACCGAAACACCATTTTTAGACTTACTACCTTCGCATTTAGATTTAGTTGGAGCTGAAATAGAACTAATAAACCACCCTAATAGAGAAAAAGTGCTAAAAGGTGCTTTGCAAGAATTAAGAAGTAGCTATGACTACATAATTATAGACTGTTCGCCATCTTTAGGATTGATAACCGTAAATGCTTTAGCCGCTTCAGATTCTGTAATTATCCCTGTTCAATGCGAGTATTTTGCACTTGAAGGATTGGGAAAGCTGCTAAATACCATTAAAATAGTACAAAACAGAATTAATACTGAATTAGAAATAGAAGGTATTTTGCTTACAATGTTTGACCAAAGATTGCGTTTATCTAATCAAGTACGCAATGAAGTAGAAAAACATTTTCAAGAATTGGTGTTTGAAACAGTTATAAACAGAAATACACGCATAGGCGAAGCTCCAAGTTTTGGCAAACCTATAATAATGTATGACGCAGAAAGCACAGGAGCAAAAGATTATATGGATTTGGCAAGAGAAATTTTGCAAAAAAATGATAAAACCAGTATTTCTGGTAATGATAAAACAATTGAATTAGAAGATGAGTAA
- a CDS encoding bifunctional folylpolyglutamate synthase/dihydrofolate synthase encodes MKNYPETLDYIFSKLPMFQRVGDKAFKKDLTNIIALLKTLDNPHNYFKTIHIAGTNGKGSTTHIIASILQESGLKVACYTSPHYIDFRERIKINGIYISEQFVVDFINKIEPLIDEIKPSFFEITVAMAFQYFKEQKVDVAVVETGLGGRLDSTNIITPLLSVITNISFDHTNMLGNTLAEIAKEKAGIIKPNIPVVIGEYQEEIENVFRNKAKECNSQLYYAKEIVELYNFNSNFEGSTFETYFNKQKMVYTTDLYGNYQKKNIQTALASIFLLKKDFNITQNNIKDGLREVRKNTTFMGRNTILATVPKILADSAHNKAGIENLLETIKQISYQNLHVVYGTVADKDISAVLEKLPKKASYYFCKANIPRGLDAIELKNKAQQFNLLGENYKSVFLAFKQAKENAEKEDLILITGSIFVVAEVL; translated from the coding sequence ATGAAAAACTACCCGGAAACCTTAGATTATATTTTTAGCAAATTGCCCATGTTTCAGCGTGTGGGCGACAAAGCTTTTAAAAAAGACTTAACTAATATTATAGCTTTACTAAAAACATTAGATAATCCTCATAACTATTTTAAAACCATACATATAGCTGGAACTAATGGCAAAGGAAGCACTACGCATATCATAGCTTCTATATTGCAAGAAAGCGGTTTAAAAGTAGCTTGCTACACTTCTCCTCATTATATAGATTTTAGAGAAAGAATAAAAATAAACGGCATTTACATAAGTGAGCAGTTTGTAGTAGATTTTATAAATAAAATAGAACCTTTAATAGATGAAATAAAGCCATCGTTTTTTGAAATAACGGTTGCTATGGCATTTCAATATTTTAAAGAGCAAAAAGTGGATGTAGCCGTAGTAGAAACGGGCTTAGGTGGTCGCTTAGATTCTACCAATATTATCACTCCTCTCCTTTCCGTTATTACCAATATTTCTTTTGACCATACTAATATGTTGGGTAATACTTTGGCAGAAATAGCAAAGGAAAAAGCAGGAATAATAAAACCGAACATTCCTGTAGTAATAGGCGAATATCAAGAAGAAATAGAAAATGTGTTTAGAAACAAAGCTAAAGAATGTAATAGCCAATTATATTATGCTAAAGAGATTGTAGAACTATATAATTTTAATTCAAACTTTGAAGGAAGCACTTTTGAAACTTATTTTAATAAGCAAAAAATGGTTTATACAACAGATTTGTATGGCAATTATCAGAAGAAGAATATACAAACAGCTTTAGCATCAATATTTTTGCTTAAAAAGGATTTTAACATAACGCAAAACAATATAAAAGACGGCTTAAGGGAAGTTAGAAAAAATACCACTTTTATGGGCAGAAACACTATTTTAGCTACAGTTCCTAAAATATTGGCAGATAGTGCTCATAATAAAGCAGGCATAGAAAATTTATTGGAAACTATTAAGCAAATAAGCTATCAAAATTTACATGTAGTTTATGGCACAGTAGCAGACAAAGATATAAGTGCCGTATTGGAAAAACTACCTAAAAAAGCAAGCTATTATTTTTGTAAAGCCAATATTCCAAGAGGTTTAGATGCTATTGAATTAAAAAATAAAGCACAACAATTCAATCTTTTAGGCGAGAATTACAAAAGTGTTTTCCTAGCATTTAAGCAAGCCAAAGAAAACGCTGAAAAAGAGGATTTAATATTAATAACGGGTAGCATTTTTGTAGTAGCAGAGGTGCTGTAG
- a CDS encoding ParB/RepB/Spo0J family partition protein: MSKNKSKEALGKGIRALLNNIDDEATKPKVKDTENDYEQTGTVVKIPLTQIEVNPFQPRVEFNEEALNDLSESIKIHGVIQPITVRKIGTKKFQLIAGERRLRASKLAGLEEVPAYVRVANDQESLEIALIENIQREDLNALEIALNYQRLLDECSLTHEDLSTRLGKSRTAVTNYLRLLKLPPDIQSALKSKTISMGHARALVGIDDLLMQTDIFKTVKQKNLSVRQTEALIKSATSAKKAPIATAQKLPFAYQKIQDNIASVLSSKVNIKPKKDGSGEISIYFHDEDDFQRLVDLLES; encoded by the coding sequence ATGAGTAAAAACAAAAGTAAAGAAGCTTTAGGTAAAGGAATACGAGCTTTACTTAATAATATTGATGATGAAGCTACAAAACCTAAGGTAAAAGATACTGAAAACGACTATGAGCAAACGGGTACAGTAGTTAAAATTCCTTTAACACAAATAGAAGTAAATCCTTTTCAACCAAGGGTAGAGTTTAATGAGGAAGCTTTAAATGATTTATCGGAGTCTATAAAAATACATGGCGTTATACAGCCTATAACGGTTAGAAAAATAGGCACTAAAAAATTTCAGCTAATAGCAGGCGAAAGAAGATTGCGTGCTTCAAAATTGGCAGGTTTAGAAGAAGTTCCGGCTTATGTGCGTGTAGCTAACGACCAAGAAAGTTTAGAAATAGCATTAATAGAAAACATTCAGCGAGAGGACTTAAACGCCTTAGAAATAGCTTTAAATTACCAGCGTTTATTAGACGAATGTAGCTTAACTCACGAAGATTTATCTACCCGATTAGGTAAAAGTAGAACAGCAGTAACCAATTATTTGCGATTATTAAAACTACCGCCCGATATACAAAGTGCTTTAAAAAGCAAAACCATAAGCATGGGACACGCCAGAGCATTAGTAGGCATAGATGACCTATTAATGCAAACCGATATTTTTAAAACCGTAAAACAAAAAAATCTATCGGTACGCCAAACAGAAGCTTTAATAAAATCTGCAACAAGTGCTAAAAAAGCACCTATAGCTACGGCTCAAAAATTACCTTTTGCTTACCAAAAAATACAAGATAATATAGCAAGTGTGCTAAGTTCAAAGGTTAATATAAAACCTAAAAAAGACGGTAGTGGAGAAATAAGCATATATTTTCATGATGAAGATGATTTTCAGCGTTTAGTAGATTTATTAGAATCTTAA
- a CDS encoding metal-dependent hydrolase, with translation MKLTYYGHACFSAEINGKHIVFDPFITPNELAKNIDIKNIKADYIFISHGHEDHVADAITLAKQTGAKIVSSFEIVTWFNTKGIENAHPMNIGGAWDFDFGKVKMVKAVHSSVLPDGTYGANPAGFVFTTAQGNFYYAGDTALTLDMKLIPMTCEKLDFCILPIGDNFTMGVDDAVIAADFVDCDMVVGMHFDTFGFIKIDHKKAINTFERSGKDLILFNIGETREI, from the coding sequence ATGAAATTAACTTATTACGGACATGCTTGTTTTAGTGCTGAAATAAATGGAAAACATATTGTTTTTGACCCTTTTATTACACCCAATGAGTTGGCTAAAAATATTGACATTAAAAACATTAAAGCTGATTATATTTTTATATCTCACGGGCACGAAGACCATGTGGCTGATGCTATAACTTTAGCTAAGCAAACAGGAGCAAAAATAGTTTCCAGCTTTGAAATAGTTACTTGGTTTAATACTAAAGGCATTGAAAATGCCCACCCTATGAATATTGGCGGTGCTTGGGATTTTGATTTTGGAAAAGTAAAAATGGTAAAAGCTGTTCATTCAAGTGTATTGCCCGATGGAACTTATGGAGCTAATCCCGCAGGGTTTGTATTTACCACCGCACAAGGTAATTTTTACTATGCCGGAGATACCGCTTTAACTTTAGATATGAAATTAATACCTATGACTTGCGAAAAACTGGATTTTTGCATACTACCAATAGGAGATAATTTTACTATGGGCGTAGATGATGCCGTTATAGCTGCAGATTTTGTAGATTGTGATATGGTAGTAGGTATGCATTTTGACACTTTTGGATTTATAAAAATAGACCACAAAAAAGCAATAAACACTTTTGAACGAAGTGGAAAAGATTTGATTTTATTTAACATTGGAGAAACAAGAGAGATATAA
- the gyrA gene encoding DNA gyrase subunit A, protein MEKNGKIIPINIEDEMKSAYIDYSMSVIVSRAIPDVRDGMKPVHRRVLYGMNDLGLAPNKAYKKSARIVGEVLGKYHPHGDSSVYDTMVRMAQDWSLRYPLVDGQGNFGSVDGDPPAAMRYTEARMKKITEELLSDIEKETVDFQLNFDDSLQEPTVLPSRIPQLLVNGASGIAVGMATNILPHNLSEVVDGMIAYIANNDITIEELLQYVKAPDFPTGGVIYGYDGVKEAFETGRGKIVVRGKATIETHDNSRDKIIINEIPYLVNKATLIQKISDLVNEGKIDGIADVNDESDRDGMRIVVDLKRDAIPNIVLNMLFKHTQLQTSFGVNNIALVEGRPKLLNLKELIKYFIEFRHDVVTRRTQYELKKAEERAHILEGLIIASDNIDEVIKIIRASESREAARENLMKRFDLSEIQARAIVEMRLGQLTGLEQDKLRSEYDELMKTIAHLKEILASEEMRFDIIKAELIEVKEKYGDERRTDIEFAAGDIDIKDLIPDEAVVVTISHLGYMKRTPLAEYKTQNRGGKGSKGSTTRDEDFIEHMLMATAHNYLLLFTEQGRCYWMNVYEIPEGSKTSKGRAIQNLINIPSDDKILAFIPIEDLNDDEFLDSHYLLFGTKEGTVKKTSVRDYSRVRSNGVNAINIKEGDALVRVVLTTGDSEVVLATKKGRAVRFDETDVRAMGRTATGVRGVKLNGADDAVIGMISVAKDDKESTVLVVSENGYGKRTLLDEKDETTGEWEAVYRITKRGGKGVKTMNITDKTGNLIAIREVTDNDDLMIINKSGIAIRLELDSVRTMGRATQGVKLISLKGSDSIAAVSVIKDGKTEREESENIENQDEEGADENASESGEE, encoded by the coding sequence ATGGAGAAAAACGGAAAGATAATTCCTATTAACATTGAAGATGAAATGAAAAGTGCCTACATTGATTATTCAATGTCGGTAATAGTTTCAAGGGCAATACCAGACGTAAGAGACGGTATGAAACCGGTGCACCGTAGAGTGCTTTATGGAATGAATGACTTAGGTTTAGCACCTAATAAAGCCTATAAAAAATCTGCCAGAATAGTGGGAGAGGTGTTGGGTAAATATCACCCACACGGAGATAGCTCTGTTTATGACACTATGGTGCGTATGGCTCAAGATTGGAGTTTGCGTTATCCTTTAGTTGACGGACAAGGAAACTTTGGTTCTGTAGATGGCGACCCACCGGCTGCCATGCGTTATACAGAAGCCCGTATGAAAAAGATAACAGAGGAATTGTTATCGGATATAGAAAAAGAAACTGTAGATTTTCAACTGAACTTTGACGATTCACTTCAAGAACCTACCGTTTTACCTTCTCGTATTCCACAATTATTAGTAAATGGAGCATCGGGGATAGCCGTAGGTATGGCTACAAACATTTTGCCACACAACCTAAGCGAAGTAGTGGATGGGATGATAGCTTATATTGCCAATAACGATATTACCATAGAAGAATTGCTGCAATATGTAAAAGCTCCGGATTTCCCTACGGGAGGAGTTATTTATGGCTATGATGGCGTTAAAGAAGCATTTGAAACAGGAAGAGGAAAAATAGTAGTAAGAGGAAAAGCTACTATAGAAACACACGATAATAGTAGAGATAAAATTATTATTAACGAAATTCCATACTTAGTAAATAAAGCTACCTTAATTCAAAAAATATCTGATTTAGTAAACGAAGGCAAAATAGACGGTATTGCCGATGTAAATGACGAATCGGATAGAGATGGAATGCGTATAGTAGTTGATTTAAAACGGGATGCTATACCTAATATAGTGTTGAATATGTTGTTTAAACATACGCAGCTACAAACATCTTTTGGTGTAAACAATATAGCTTTAGTAGAAGGCAGACCTAAGTTATTAAACCTTAAAGAATTAATTAAGTATTTTATTGAGTTTAGACATGATGTTGTAACAAGAAGAACACAATACGAACTTAAAAAGGCAGAAGAAAGAGCTCATATTTTAGAAGGTTTAATTATAGCATCGGATAATATAGATGAAGTAATTAAAATAATTAGAGCATCGGAAAGCAGAGAAGCTGCACGAGAAAACTTAATGAAACGCTTTGATTTAAGCGAAATTCAAGCTCGTGCCATAGTAGAAATGCGTTTAGGTCAGTTAACAGGCTTAGAGCAAGATAAACTACGTAGCGAATATGACGAATTAATGAAAACAATAGCTCATTTAAAAGAAATATTAGCCAGCGAGGAAATGCGTTTTGACATTATTAAAGCTGAACTGATAGAAGTAAAAGAAAAATATGGCGATGAGCGTAGAACAGATATAGAATTTGCTGCCGGAGATATAGATATTAAAGACTTAATTCCGGACGAAGCAGTAGTTGTTACCATTTCTCATTTAGGCTATATGAAAAGAACGCCTTTGGCAGAATATAAAACCCAAAATAGAGGCGGAAAAGGCTCAAAAGGAAGTACCACCAGAGATGAAGATTTTATAGAGCACATGCTTATGGCTACGGCTCATAATTATTTATTATTGTTTACCGAGCAGGGTAGATGCTACTGGATGAATGTATATGAAATACCGGAAGGAAGTAAAACATCTAAAGGTAGAGCTATACAAAACTTAATAAATATTCCTTCTGATGATAAAATATTGGCTTTCATACCAATAGAAGACTTAAATGATGATGAATTTTTAGATTCTCATTATTTATTATTCGGTACAAAAGAAGGAACGGTTAAGAAAACATCTGTTAGAGATTACTCAAGAGTAAGAAGCAACGGTGTAAATGCTATTAACATAAAAGAAGGCGATGCTTTAGTGCGTGTAGTATTAACTACTGGCGATAGTGAAGTAGTTTTAGCTACTAAAAAGGGTAGAGCCGTTCGTTTTGACGAAACAGACGTGCGTGCTATGGGAAGAACAGCCACAGGCGTAAGAGGTGTAAAACTTAACGGGGCAGACGATGCTGTTATTGGTATGATTAGCGTAGCTAAAGACGATAAAGAATCTACTGTATTAGTGGTTTCTGAAAATGGCTATGGAAAACGAACACTACTTGACGAAAAAGATGAAACAACAGGGGAGTGGGAAGCCGTTTACCGTATTACCAAACGTGGTGGTAAAGGTGTAAAAACCATGAATATTACGGATAAAACAGGAAATTTAATTGCCATTAGAGAAGTAACTGATAATGACGATTTAATGATTATCAACAAATCCGGAATAGCTATACGTTTAGAATTAGATAGTGTAAGAACAATGGGAAGAGCTACACAAGGAGTTAAGCTAATTTCATTAAAAGGTTCAGATAGTATAGCTGCTGTTAGCGTTATAAAAGACGGAAAAACAGAGCGAGAAGAAAGCGAAAATATTGAAAATCAAGACGAAGAAGGAGCAGACGAAAATGCTTCAGAAAGCGGAGAAGAATAA